The sequence CATTTAGGTTGGGCAGCTCAAAAACAGGGTATAAAAGTTGCCTTACCTGTTTTTGATGAGATTGGTGAAGATAGAATTGTAAATGAACTTAAGAAGGCAAATCTGCCAGTTAATGGAAAGGCGCGTTTGTTTGATGGTAGAACTGGGGAGGCTTTTCTTGAAGATACTACTGTTGGGATTGCCTATATTATAAAACTTAATCACATGGTAGAGGATAAAACTCATGCTAGATCGACCGGGCCTTATTCTCTGGTAACTCAGCAGCCTTTGGGAGGAAAAGCGCAGATGGGAGGTCAGCGTTTGGGAGAGATGGAGGTTTGGGCTCTTGAGGCGCACAGGGCTGCTTATACTTTACAGGAGATGTTAACTATTAAATCTGATGATATTGTAGGAAGAGCTAAGGCTTTTGAGGCAATAGTAAAAGGAGTTGACATTCCTCAGTCGACAGTACCTGAAAGCTTTAAAGTTTTGGTTCGGGAGTTAAATTCTTTGTGTTTGTCTATTGAGGCCTCCGGTCGGGTTAGTAGGGAAGAAGGAGAAATTAGTGAAGAGGTCTCTGAATTGGGTTTGGAATTGGAAGAGGCGAGTGGCGCAAAAGAAGTGGCGGTTGCAAGTGAATTGTTAAATCCCGAAGGTCCTATGGAGGTGGATGAAACGCTGCCTGTGGAAGAAAATAATTAATATGGATCCTTTATCTGATTTTAAAGACTTAACTGATTTTACAAGCTTAATAATTAAGCTTGCTTCCCCTGAGGAGATCAGGAAATGGTCGCGTGGTGAAGTAACTAAACCTGAGACCATAAATTATCGGACTTTGAAGCCGGAGAAAGATGGGCTTTTTGATGAGAGAATTTTTGGGCCGACAAAAGACTGGGAATGTTATTGTGGTAAATATAAAAGAATAAGGTATAAAGGTGTTGTTTGTGACAAGTGTGGTGTTGAGGTAACTTTGTCTAGGGTCAGGCGTGAGAGAATGGGGCATATCAATTTGGTTGCTCCTGTTGCTCATGTTTGGTATTTCAAAGGGGCTCCTTCTAAGATATCTCTTGTTCTAGATATTCCCCCAAGAGCAGTTGAACAGGTTATCTACTTTGCTAGACATTTGGTAATAAAACTGGATGAAAAAGGAAAGAAAGAAGCTATTATCAATTTAGATAAAGCTAGAAAGGATTCTATCTTGAAGTTTGATCAAGATTTTGAAGAAAAGAAGAGTGTCTTGAGAAAATCTGCTTCTGAGGATAAAGAAAAGGTAGATAAGAAGATTAAGAATAAAGAGCAAGCCTCTTTAGCCAAACTTGAAATCGATCTTGAGTTAAGAAAAAGAGAACAGCTTTTAACAGACGAGCACAACTTAAACGTTGAGAGAACAAATCAGTTGTTTGATAATTTGGTAAGCCTGGTTAAAAATCTCAAAGTCTTTGATGTTATAAGTGAGGATGAGTTAGATCAACTTCGTTCATACCAAGCTGACATCTTTTTTGAGACAAAGACTGGCGCAGAAGCTATATTGTCAGCCTTGGAAACAGTTAATTTGGAAGAATTGTCTGCCTCTTTGCGTAAAGAGATGCTACAGACAAAAGAGAATACTCCTAGATTTGTAAAGTTAGCCAAGAGGTTGAAGCTAATTGATGGAATGCGCAAGTCAAAGATAAATCCTGCCTGGATGATTCTTAAGGTTTTGCCAGTTTTACCTCCTGATTTGAGGCCTATGGTTCAGCTTTCAGGAGGAAGGTTTGCAACAAGTGATCTAAACGACCTTTATCGCCGTGTAATTAACCGCAATAATCGTCTTAAGCATCTAATAAACCTGGGAGCTCCAGAGATTATTTTGAGAAACGAGAAAAGAATGTTACAGGAGGCAGTTGATTCTTTGATTGACGCTTCTCAAAAGAAAGCTACTCGCCGAGGAAGAGGTAAACAGCCTCTAAGGTCGCTTTCTGACATGTTGAAGGGTAAACAAGGTCGTTTCAGACAAAACTTGTTGGGTAAAAGAGTAGATTATTCTGGTCGAAGTGTAATTGTAGTTGGGCCAGAGTTAAGACTTAATGAATGTGGTTTGCCAAAAGAGATGGCTCTTGAGATGTTTAAGCCTTTTGTTTTGCGAGAGATGATCAAGAGAGGTATTGCACCAAATGTCAAAAGTGCTAAGAATATGCTTGAAAGAAGACCTGATGAAGTCTTTGATATCTTAGAGGAAATCACCAAAAACCATCCTGTTCTTTTGAATCGTGCTCCTACTCTTCATAAGTTAAGTATTCTGGCTTTTTATCCTGTTTTAATTGAAGGAAGCGCAATTAGACTTCATCCGGTTGTCTGTAGTGGATTTAATGCTGATTTTGATGGAGATCAAATGGCTGTTCATGTACCTCTTTCACAAAAAGCAATTGATGAGGCTAAAAACTTGATGATGCCTGAAAAAAATCTGCTTAAACCAGCTGATGGTTCGCCAATTGCTATTCCTTCTAGAAAGGAAATGGCCTTGGGAATTTATTATCTGACAGATATTGATAATAGAATTTCTCCTTGCAAGACTATCTTTTCAGACAAAGATGAGGCGGTTTTGGCCTATCAATCGGGTTTGATTCAGATTAGACAGGAGATATCTCTTAGAATGGATGGGAAAATTATAAAGACATCGGTGGGAAGAATATTCTTTAACGAAGTTCTTCCTGAAGGTTTCGGTTTTATAAATGAGGCGGTTACATCAAGTGTTATTAAAAATATATTTAATCGAGTATTGTCTGATTATGACCAAAAGATTGTTATTGATACCATAGATAAGGTTAAAAATCTAGGTTTCTGGGGAGGTTCTATTGCTGGTATTTCTATGTCTATTTTTGATGCTGTAGTTCATCCTGATAAGGATAAAATGATTAAGGAAGCTGAAAAGAGATTGGCTGAAATTGAAAGTAATTATGCTCAAGGGTTAATAACAGCCCAAGAGAAGAAGAGATTTACGGAGGAAGTGTGGATTGAAGTAAGTGAGGAACTTGCTGATAGAACTTGGGAGCTTTTTGATAAAGACAATCCAATTAGAGTGGTTATTGATGCTAAAGTTGGAAGAGCTTCAAGAGACCAGGTTAAACAGCTTGCGGCAATGCGTGGTTTGATTACCGATCCTCTTGGAAAAACAGTTGAGCTTCCAATTAAATCTAACTTTAGGGAAGGGTTGTCTGTTTTTGAATATGTTACTTCGAGCCGAGGTTCAAGAAAAGGACTTACTGATACTGCTTTGAAGACTGCAGATGCTGGTTATTTGACTAGAAGGTTGGTTGATGTGACACACGATGTTATTATTAGAGATGAGGACTGTGGAACAGATGAGGGGTTGAAAGTAAGTCTTAAAGGTAAAAGAGAAAGTGTTCTTTTCAATATTACAGGTCGGGTTTTATCATCTGATGTTGTTGTTCCGAAGACAAAGAAAGTTTTGTTTGCAAAAGGTGATTTGATTGATGATGTTAAAGCTGCAAAGATAATTGATCTTGGAATTGAAGAGATTGAGGTTTTTTCTCCATTAACTTGTAAATTAAGTCACGGTGTTTGTGCTAAATGTTATGGTTTGGATCTCTCAAACAAGAAGATGGTTGAGATAGGCACTCCTGTTGGGGTAATTGCTGCACAGTCGATAGGAGAACCTGGTACACAGTTAACCTTGAGGACCAAACACTCAGCTGGTGTGGTGGGTGTTGATGTGACACAAGGTTTGCCTAGAGTAGAAGAACTCTTTGAGGCTAGAACTCCAAAAGTTACAGCTCCAATTAGTGAAATAGCAGGTAAAGTAACAGTTTCAGAAACCGAAGAAGGTTGGAAAGTAGTGGTTTCAACTTCTACCTCTGGTCTTAAAGACAGAAGAGAATATATTATTCCCAAGACTTTGAACCTGACTGTTAAAAATGGTCAAAAAATAGAAATTGGCTATCCTTTGGCGTCAGCACCACTTGATTTAAGAGAGATAATGGCCATTAAAGGCTTGAGGTTTGCTCAAGAGTATATTATCTCTCAAGTTAAAGCAGTTTATGAATCTCAAGGTATTGCAATTCACGATAAGCATTTTGAAATAATAGTTAGAAAGATGAGCGATAAGGTCAAGGTTGCAAGCTGTGGAGATACATCTTTCTTGCCCGGTGAATTAGTAGATAAGGTTTCGTTTGAGGAAGAGAACAGAAAGGTTTTGGCTGCAGGTGGTGAACCCGCAAGCGCTCAGCAAGTTATATTGGGTATAACTAGAAGATCGCTTTATACAGACAGTTGGCTTTCTGCGGCCTCGTTTGAGCAAACAACAGAAGTTTTGACAGAGTCTTCACTTGAAGGTAAAGAGGATAATCTTTTAGGATTGAAAGAGAATGTTATTATAGGAAGGCTGATTCCAGTAACACCTGAAACTGCTCGTTTGCCTGAAGGGGCAAAAATCTGATAGAATATTCAAGCAAATTACCTTTGGTTCTTGTCCATTGTTAACAAAACAAAGGTTTTTTTGTGTTTTTAATGATTTATGCCAACAGTATTACAATTAATTAGAAAAGGTAGAAAAAAAATAGTTAAAAGGACCAAAAAGGCGGCCCTTAGGCGCTGGTTTAATGCAAAAGATAGGAAATATGGTGAATTACCATCTCCCTTCAAGAGGGGGGTTGTTTTGCAAGTAAGAACAATGACACCCAAGAAGCCAAATTCTGCTTTGCGAAAGGTAGCTCGTGTTAGGCTTTCCAATAAACAAGAGGTTACAGCTTATATTCCTGGTGAAGGGCATGAGTTAATCGAGCATTCAGTTGTGTTGATAAAAGGCGGAAGGGTAAAGGATTTACCAGGTGTGAAGTATAAGATTGTCCGTGGAAAGTATGACACTACTGGTGTAGTGGGGCGTAAGACATCTCGAAGTAAATATGGGGCTAAGAAAGAAGGTAAGGGAGGCTCAGCCTCATCCCAATCAGCTTCGGCTGCTAATTAAAGTATTATGGCAAGGAAAGGACTAGTAAAACCAAGAGAAATAAAACCAGATCCTGTTTATAAAAATCGTTTGGTAGCAAAATTAATTAATTGTTCGATGAGAGACGGTAAAAAGAGCGTGGCAGAAAAACAGGTTTATGGAGCTTTTGAGATTATTAAAAGCAAGGGGCTTGATCCAATTAAAGTTTTTGCTGAAGCTGTAGCTAATGTTAAACCTACGATGGAGGTAAGACCAAGAAGGATTGGAGGGGCAGCTTATCAAGTTCCTGTAGCTGTGCGTGGCCCAAGAAAAGAATCACTGGCTATTCGTTGGATTGTTATGGGAGCGAGATCAAGATCAAATAGTGAATTTCACACCTTTTCAGAGAAATTAGCGGCAGAAATTTTAGATGCCTCGAAAGGAGAAGGTTTTGCTGTTAAGAAAAGACAAGATATGGAAAAAATGGCAGAAGCCAATAGGGCTTTTGCTCACTTCCGTTGGTAATTTAGCCTATGTCTCAAGTTCAAGCTACTAAAAAGAAAGCGTCTTTGGTTTTTACGG comes from Patescibacteria group bacterium and encodes:
- the rpsG gene encoding 30S ribosomal protein S7 codes for the protein MARKGLVKPREIKPDPVYKNRLVAKLINCSMRDGKKSVAEKQVYGAFEIIKSKGLDPIKVFAEAVANVKPTMEVRPRRIGGAAYQVPVAVRGPRKESLAIRWIVMGARSRSNSEFHTFSEKLAAEILDASKGEGFAVKKRQDMEKMAEANRAFAHFRW
- the rpsL gene encoding 30S ribosomal protein S12, translated to MPTVLQLIRKGRKKIVKRTKKAALRRWFNAKDRKYGELPSPFKRGVVLQVRTMTPKKPNSALRKVARVRLSNKQEVTAYIPGEGHELIEHSVVLIKGGRVKDLPGVKYKIVRGKYDTTGVVGRKTSRSKYGAKKEGKGGSASSQSASAAN
- the rpoC gene encoding DNA-directed RNA polymerase subunit beta' — its product is MDPLSDFKDLTDFTSLIIKLASPEEIRKWSRGEVTKPETINYRTLKPEKDGLFDERIFGPTKDWECYCGKYKRIRYKGVVCDKCGVEVTLSRVRRERMGHINLVAPVAHVWYFKGAPSKISLVLDIPPRAVEQVIYFARHLVIKLDEKGKKEAIINLDKARKDSILKFDQDFEEKKSVLRKSASEDKEKVDKKIKNKEQASLAKLEIDLELRKREQLLTDEHNLNVERTNQLFDNLVSLVKNLKVFDVISEDELDQLRSYQADIFFETKTGAEAILSALETVNLEELSASLRKEMLQTKENTPRFVKLAKRLKLIDGMRKSKINPAWMILKVLPVLPPDLRPMVQLSGGRFATSDLNDLYRRVINRNNRLKHLINLGAPEIILRNEKRMLQEAVDSLIDASQKKATRRGRGKQPLRSLSDMLKGKQGRFRQNLLGKRVDYSGRSVIVVGPELRLNECGLPKEMALEMFKPFVLREMIKRGIAPNVKSAKNMLERRPDEVFDILEEITKNHPVLLNRAPTLHKLSILAFYPVLIEGSAIRLHPVVCSGFNADFDGDQMAVHVPLSQKAIDEAKNLMMPEKNLLKPADGSPIAIPSRKEMALGIYYLTDIDNRISPCKTIFSDKDEAVLAYQSGLIQIRQEISLRMDGKIIKTSVGRIFFNEVLPEGFGFINEAVTSSVIKNIFNRVLSDYDQKIVIDTIDKVKNLGFWGGSIAGISMSIFDAVVHPDKDKMIKEAEKRLAEIESNYAQGLITAQEKKRFTEEVWIEVSEELADRTWELFDKDNPIRVVIDAKVGRASRDQVKQLAAMRGLITDPLGKTVELPIKSNFREGLSVFEYVTSSRGSRKGLTDTALKTADAGYLTRRLVDVTHDVIIRDEDCGTDEGLKVSLKGKRESVLFNITGRVLSSDVVVPKTKKVLFAKGDLIDDVKAAKIIDLGIEEIEVFSPLTCKLSHGVCAKCYGLDLSNKKMVEIGTPVGVIAAQSIGEPGTQLTLRTKHSAGVVGVDVTQGLPRVEELFEARTPKVTAPISEIAGKVTVSETEEGWKVVVSTSTSGLKDRREYIIPKTLNLTVKNGQKIEIGYPLASAPLDLREIMAIKGLRFAQEYIISQVKAVYESQGIAIHDKHFEIIVRKMSDKVKVASCGDTSFLPGELVDKVSFEEENRKVLAAGGEPASAQQVILGITRRSLYTDSWLSAASFEQTTEVLTESSLEGKEDNLLGLKENVIIGRLIPVTPETARLPEGAKI